The stretch of DNA GCGAAAGATGAATCCTTTCTCGATCCTCAACCCGACGGCGAGCGTGCCACTGGTGCTGACGTGCGAACACGCCTTCTGCGCCGTTCCCATCGAATACGACGACCTGAATCTCGATACCGAACACCTCACCGAACACATTGGTTGGGACATCGGTGCGCGTGAAGTGACGGATACCCTGGCGAGCCATTTCGGCGCCACGGCCGTGCTGGCGGGAGTCTCGCGCCTGGTGATCGACTGCAACCGGGACCTGACGGACCACGCCCTGATTGTGGCGGAGGTCCACGGCGTGAAGCACGGGCTGCGGTACCTGGAGGTGGAAATCAACAACC from Candidatus Binatia bacterium encodes:
- a CDS encoding N-formylglutamate amidohydrolase, whose translation is MNPFSILNPTASVPLVLTCEHAFCAVPIEYDDLNLDTEHLTEHIGWDIGAREVTDTLASHFGATAVLAGVSRLVIDCNRDLTDHALIVAEVHGVKHGLRYLEVEINNRLLRTPGDSARIAAALARALSPCIER